The Thermoanaerobacterales bacterium genome has a window encoding:
- the gatC gene encoding Asp-tRNA(Asn)/Glu-tRNA(Gln) amidotransferase subunit GatC, with translation MLTQADVEHVALLARLELSQEEKELYTSQLGKILEYARVLQELDTTEIPPTAHVLPLQNVFREDLVGEHLPIGDVLANAPEPEGHFFKVPRII, from the coding sequence ATGCTCACGCAGGCCGATGTCGAACACGTCGCCTTGCTGGCACGCTTGGAATTGAGCCAGGAAGAAAAGGAACTCTACACGTCGCAACTGGGTAAAATCCTGGAATACGCCAGGGTTCTTCAAGAACTGGACACCACCGAAATCCCCCCGACGGCCCATGTCCTGCCGCTCCAGAACGTTTTCCGCGAGGATCTGGTGGGGGAACACCTGCCCATCGGGGATGTTCTGGCGAACGCCCCCGAACCCGAAGGGCATTTCTTTAAGGTGCCCCGCATCATCTAA